A single region of the Chitinophaga niabensis genome encodes:
- a CDS encoding multiheme c-type cytochrome — protein MYSRQLFVCGLIISCIIILSQCIGRKVETDIRGEQYAVATSCATCHKSIWDTYLASAHNNTSGLASISNVSGSFLPPDNVFHYSNGSKVTMEQRDSGLFQGTYRFDITIGSGRKAQTYLYWKEGKYFQLPVSYFVPARQWANSPGFPATHPKFDRLIPGTCFGCHSSMVALKEVKMEKLHIAEEFERNKMVFGIDCQRCHGPAAEHVQFHTEHPEEKDGRYMVRVRALGNQQQLDMCAICHSGLKTPQKAPFGFRPGDALSDYFYPDLSRPVKATEMDVHGNQYQLLSASECFIKSKGIMNCSTCHDPHTNERSNMQVFSRRCMNCHRSVEHKNTAVLTENCIDCHMPALPSSAITLLTKGQASPTPDSVRTHLIAIYTRLSQ, from the coding sequence ATGTACTCACGCCAGCTGTTTGTTTGCGGCCTTATTATCTCCTGTATCATCATCCTTTCCCAATGCATCGGAAGAAAGGTGGAAACAGATATCAGGGGGGAACAGTATGCAGTAGCTACCAGTTGCGCTACCTGTCACAAAAGCATCTGGGATACTTACCTGGCTTCCGCACACAACAATACCTCCGGCCTTGCTTCAATCTCAAATGTTAGCGGAAGTTTTCTTCCGCCGGATAATGTTTTTCATTATAGTAACGGATCAAAGGTAACAATGGAGCAGCGGGATAGCGGATTGTTCCAGGGAACCTACCGCTTTGATATCACCATTGGCTCCGGCAGAAAAGCACAAACCTATCTTTACTGGAAGGAAGGAAAATATTTCCAGTTGCCGGTTTCTTATTTCGTGCCGGCCCGGCAATGGGCGAACAGTCCCGGTTTTCCTGCCACACATCCTAAATTCGACAGGTTGATACCCGGCACCTGCTTTGGCTGTCATAGTTCCATGGTAGCACTGAAGGAAGTGAAGATGGAAAAGCTGCATATAGCAGAAGAATTTGAGCGGAACAAAATGGTGTTTGGAATAGATTGCCAGCGCTGCCATGGCCCCGCTGCTGAACATGTTCAGTTTCATACGGAACATCCGGAAGAAAAAGATGGCCGGTACATGGTTAGGGTAAGGGCTTTGGGAAATCAGCAGCAATTGGATATGTGCGCCATCTGTCATTCAGGATTAAAGACCCCGCAAAAGGCACCGTTTGGTTTTAGACCCGGAGATGCATTATCTGATTACTTCTATCCTGATCTTAGCCGCCCGGTGAAAGCAACAGAAATGGATGTGCATGGCAACCAGTACCAGTTGCTTTCAGCAAGCGAATGTTTTATAAAAAGCAAAGGGATCATGAATTGTTCCACCTGCCACGATCCGCATACGAACGAGCGGAGTAATATGCAGGTATTTTCCCGGCGCTGTATGAACTGCCATAGATCTGTAGAACATAAAAATACTGCTGTTCTTACTGAGAATTGTATTGATTGCCATATGCCAGCCCTTCCTTCCAGCGCTATCACTTTATTAACAAAGGGACAGGCAAGCCCAACACCGGATTCCGTTCGTACACATTTGATTGCCATCTATACCCGCCTGTCGCAATAA
- a CDS encoding response regulator, producing the protein MKSTFQRNLLIGFGFSLVLLIFTSVASYVSIQNLVFSADMVDHTNQVLHELEASISGMKDAETAQRGFLITGNADFLEPYKGAEDSIKAHINNFRDLTTDNPAQQEDAKRLQEASTNRMKILKINIDKSKSGQEVTLADMERGKQYMDQARDLVSAMKDREQKLLLSRTERLNDFAATTPTFIIIAALLAILITVVSFLKVSADFRRRLEMQLELEGKDADISRRIRIIQEVAARVSDGDYEIRVADEGKDGLGILSVALNKMAGSLKFSFDQLKDKEWLQTGIATLNDRMLGEYDMRVLAGQIVDHITAYTESHIAGFYIAENQDTLRFIKGFGFDGEGNEYIPYGKGLAGQAAESKRILHLKEVKEDLLLLHHASGTIKPANIIAVPMFHERIVVGVIELAAAQPYPQRVLEFLEAASHTIGTVIFGVEGRKRLQELLEETQSQAEELQAQHNELENINSELEAQAEKLQASEEELRVQQEELVQANEELEERNQLIFERNRDIQQKVSELALSSKYKSEFLANMSHELRTPLNSILLLSRLMGENNKQNLTEEQLEYAEVIQNSGKGLLSLIDEILDLSRIEAGKMDLSFSEVNLREVAQEMNALFAPVAKEKGLAFEVHTDTRMPAMIETDRQRLEQIIRNLLSNALKFTAEGMVSLNIAQDDDPGMVVFTVKDTGIGISKDKQDVIFEAFQQEDGSTRRKFGGTGLGLSISKELVKLLGGSIRVRSEQGTGSEFEVRIPVTPAAYTNAITETILQPAREQRFVSAVIPEHVLDDRKDVNPGDPVILIIEDDRTFAQYLLDFTRQKGYKGIVTVRGDEALPLTLQYQPKGILLDIQLPVKDGWEIIEELKNNSATRHIPVHIMSSYEGRFKSLSKGAVDFIDKPVSYSRMDDVFARIEHILNNNSRKVLIVEENVKHAKALAYYLENFSVHTQIRNSITDSIDSLQQKEVNCVILDMGASGEQSYDMLDEVKKHPALENIPIIIFTGKNISGEEEQRIRQYADSVVIKVANSYQRIMDEVSLFLHLMQAKKEGERPGNGLGLLQDVLKNKTVLLADDDVRNIFALTKALETYQMRVISAMDGKEALKQLKKNPQVDIVLMDMMMPEMDGYESTRQIKADPQFKKLPVIAVTAKAMKGDREKCIAAGASDYISKPVDIDQLLSLLRVWLYDSSK; encoded by the coding sequence ATGAAATCAACTTTCCAGCGGAACCTGTTAATAGGTTTCGGGTTTTCATTAGTGTTGCTCATTTTTACCTCGGTTGCCTCTTATGTGAGTATACAGAACCTGGTCTTCAGCGCAGATATGGTAGATCATACCAACCAGGTATTACATGAGCTGGAAGCATCTATTTCAGGTATGAAAGATGCAGAAACCGCTCAACGCGGATTCCTGATCACAGGAAATGCTGATTTCCTGGAACCATACAAAGGTGCTGAGGATTCCATTAAAGCACATATCAATAACTTTCGGGACCTGACCACAGATAACCCGGCACAGCAGGAGGATGCTAAACGCCTGCAGGAAGCATCCACAAACCGGATGAAGATATTGAAGATCAATATCGATAAAAGTAAAAGCGGCCAGGAAGTAACATTGGCCGACATGGAAAGGGGGAAGCAGTACATGGACCAGGCGCGTGACCTGGTGAGCGCAATGAAGGACCGCGAACAAAAACTGTTACTCTCCCGTACAGAAAGGCTGAACGATTTTGCCGCCACTACTCCTACATTCATTATTATCGCCGCTTTACTGGCCATACTGATCACGGTGGTTTCATTCCTGAAAGTAAGCGCAGATTTCAGGCGCCGCCTGGAAATGCAACTGGAGCTGGAAGGGAAGGATGCTGATATCAGCAGGCGGATCAGGATCATCCAGGAGGTAGCTGCCAGGGTATCTGACGGGGATTATGAAATTCGTGTGGCAGATGAAGGAAAGGACGGATTAGGCATCCTGTCTGTTGCACTGAATAAAATGGCCGGCTCACTGAAATTTTCATTTGACCAGCTGAAAGATAAAGAATGGCTGCAAACAGGTATTGCCACACTGAACGACCGGATGCTGGGTGAATATGATATGCGCGTACTGGCCGGCCAGATCGTAGATCATATCACGGCCTATACGGAAAGCCATATAGCAGGATTTTATATAGCAGAGAATCAAGATACCCTTCGTTTTATAAAAGGTTTTGGTTTTGATGGAGAAGGAAATGAATATATCCCTTATGGAAAAGGCCTGGCAGGGCAGGCTGCGGAAAGCAAACGCATCCTGCATCTGAAAGAAGTAAAGGAAGACCTGCTGTTATTACACCATGCCTCCGGTACCATAAAACCGGCTAACATCATTGCCGTACCAATGTTCCATGAACGTATAGTGGTAGGGGTGATAGAACTGGCTGCGGCACAACCTTATCCGCAGCGGGTGCTGGAATTCCTCGAAGCGGCATCTCACACGATCGGTACGGTTATATTCGGAGTAGAAGGCCGTAAACGTTTACAGGAACTGCTGGAAGAAACCCAGTCACAGGCGGAAGAATTACAGGCACAGCATAACGAACTGGAAAATATCAACAGCGAACTGGAAGCACAGGCAGAGAAATTGCAGGCTTCGGAAGAAGAACTGCGTGTGCAACAGGAAGAACTGGTACAGGCTAATGAAGAACTGGAAGAACGTAACCAGCTGATCTTTGAACGGAACAGGGATATCCAGCAGAAAGTTTCTGAACTGGCGCTCAGCTCTAAATATAAATCAGAGTTCCTGGCCAATATGAGCCACGAATTACGGACCCCGCTGAATTCTATCCTCCTCTTGTCGCGCCTGATGGGAGAGAACAACAAACAGAACCTCACGGAAGAACAGCTGGAATACGCCGAAGTGATCCAGAATTCCGGGAAAGGCCTGCTCTCTCTTATCGACGAAATATTAGACCTCTCCCGCATTGAAGCCGGTAAAATGGACCTCAGCTTCTCTGAAGTGAACCTTCGGGAAGTGGCGCAGGAAATGAATGCGCTGTTTGCACCTGTTGCCAAAGAAAAAGGACTGGCTTTTGAGGTGCATACGGATACAAGGATGCCTGCCATGATTGAAACAGACCGGCAAAGGCTTGAACAGATCATACGCAACCTGCTTTCCAATGCATTGAAATTTACAGCAGAGGGAATGGTTTCGCTGAATATCGCACAGGATGATGATCCCGGTATGGTGGTATTTACAGTAAAAGATACCGGCATCGGCATTTCAAAAGATAAACAGGATGTGATCTTTGAGGCCTTCCAGCAGGAAGATGGCTCTACCCGCAGGAAATTTGGGGGTACGGGATTGGGGCTTTCCATTAGCAAAGAACTGGTGAAATTGTTAGGTGGCAGCATCCGGGTGAGGAGCGAACAGGGAACGGGCAGTGAATTTGAAGTACGCATACCTGTTACACCTGCAGCATATACTAACGCCATCACGGAAACAATACTGCAACCTGCAAGAGAGCAACGGTTTGTAAGTGCCGTGATCCCGGAACATGTGCTGGACGATCGTAAGGATGTAAACCCCGGCGATCCGGTGATCCTTATCATTGAAGACGACAGGACCTTTGCGCAATACCTGCTCGATTTCACCCGTCAGAAAGGATATAAAGGCATTGTAACTGTAAGAGGAGATGAGGCCCTGCCACTTACATTGCAATACCAGCCCAAGGGCATTCTGCTGGATATCCAGCTGCCGGTGAAAGATGGCTGGGAAATAATAGAAGAACTGAAAAATAACAGCGCTACCCGCCATATTCCGGTACATATAATGTCTTCTTACGAAGGCCGGTTTAAAAGCCTTTCTAAAGGTGCCGTTGATTTTATTGACAAACCGGTATCCTACAGCCGGATGGATGATGTATTCGCAAGGATAGAACATATCCTGAATAACAACTCCCGCAAGGTGCTGATCGTGGAAGAAAATGTAAAACATGCCAAAGCACTGGCTTACTACCTGGAAAACTTCTCGGTACATACACAGATCAGGAACAGTATCACAGATAGCATAGACAGCCTGCAGCAAAAAGAGGTGAACTGCGTGATCCTGGATATGGGAGCTTCCGGAGAACAATCATATGATATGCTGGACGAGGTGAAGAAACATCCCGCCCTGGAAAATATTCCCATCATCATCTTCACCGGCAAAAATATTTCCGGCGAAGAAGAGCAGCGCATCAGGCAGTATGCTGATTCCGTTGTTATTAAGGTGGCTAACTCTTATCAGCGTATTATGGACGAAGTATCGCTGTTCCTGCATCTGATGCAGGCCAAAAAAGAGGGAGAACGCCCGGGGAATGGTCTTGGTTTATTACAGGATGTATTGAAGAATAAAACAGTGCTGCTGGCGGATGATGATGTAAGGAATATCTTTGCGCTCACGAAAGCGCTGGAAACATATCAAATGCGTGTGATCTCTGCTATGGATGGTAAAGAAGCATTGAAGCAACTGAAAAAGAACCCACAGGTAGATATTGTACTGATGGACATGATGATGCCTGAGATGGATGGATATGAATCTACCCGCCAGATCAAAGCAGACCCTCAGTTTAAAAAACTGCCGGTAATAGCAGTAACAGCAAAAGCCATGAAAGGAGACAGGGAGAAATGTATTGCAGCAGGAGCTTCTGATTATATCAGCAAACCGGTGGACATTGATCAGTTATTATCATTATTACGGGTGTGGTTATACGACAGCAGCAAATGA
- a CDS encoding response regulator has product MAEKITCLLIDDDLDDQEIFKLALQDVNDKVSFLTANDGAAGLQLLSTPENPMPHYIFLDLNMPRMGGKDCLAAIRNIPHLSDIPVIIYSTSSDPRDITETRSLGASDYIVKQFDINSLKDILAQYF; this is encoded by the coding sequence ATGGCGGAAAAAATCACTTGTCTGCTCATAGACGATGACCTGGATGACCAGGAGATATTCAAACTGGCCCTGCAGGATGTAAATGACAAAGTATCCTTCCTTACTGCCAATGACGGCGCTGCCGGCCTGCAATTATTAAGCACTCCGGAAAATCCTATGCCACATTATATCTTCCTCGATCTCAACATGCCGCGTATGGGTGGAAAGGATTGCCTGGCGGCTATCCGCAACATCCCACATCTTTCAGACATTCCTGTGATCATTTATTCCACTTCTTCTGACCCCAGGGATATAACGGAAACAAGATCACTGGGTGCCAGCGATTACATCGTTAAGCAATTCGACATTAATTCTTTAAAGGATATCCTCGCACAATATTTCTAA
- the eat gene encoding ethanolamine permease has product MAEAHTSSLKKAIRPIHLWAISVGLVISGEYFGWNYGWGVAGTIGFLLATIIITILYITFIFSFTELTTAIPQAGGPFSYAQRALGPIGGLIAGYATLIEFLLATPAIALALGNYLHFLHPAIPVLWSGIAVYVLLTAINLLGIKESASFTLLFTLLAVVELLVYLGIVAPHFQAANFLKDALPFGYSGIFAALPFAIWLYVCIEGVAMVAEEVKNPARNIPIGYISGILTLVILAIAVMVFTGGITNWQRLSAIDYPLPEAIGIVLGKDNSITKIFAGIGLFGLIASFNGIIISYSRQIFALAREGYLPVILAVISRKRQTPYMALIIGALAGMVALVVGRTDQLVILSVLGAIVMYVISMVSLFVLRKKEPQLERPFKVPFYPLFPIIALGLSIVSLVAIIYYNFWLSIIFFMGLLVVWLSYILVQKQKVKYGL; this is encoded by the coding sequence ATGGCTGAAGCCCATACCTCCTCCTTAAAAAAAGCTATCCGTCCTATCCATTTATGGGCTATTTCAGTAGGCCTTGTTATATCAGGTGAATATTTTGGCTGGAACTATGGATGGGGGGTAGCAGGTACAATTGGCTTCCTGCTGGCTACCATCATCATCACCATTTTATACATTACTTTCATCTTTAGTTTCACAGAGCTGACTACAGCCATTCCGCAGGCCGGAGGCCCTTTTTCATATGCCCAAAGAGCACTGGGACCCATCGGAGGGTTGATAGCCGGTTACGCGACGCTGATCGAATTTTTACTGGCCACACCAGCCATTGCTTTAGCCTTAGGCAACTATCTGCACTTCCTGCATCCTGCTATTCCTGTATTATGGTCCGGGATTGCCGTATATGTTTTACTGACTGCCATTAACCTGCTGGGTATTAAAGAATCTGCTTCTTTTACATTGCTCTTTACTTTACTGGCGGTAGTGGAATTGTTAGTATACCTGGGCATAGTAGCACCTCATTTCCAGGCTGCCAACTTTCTGAAAGATGCATTACCTTTTGGTTACAGCGGCATCTTTGCAGCCCTGCCTTTTGCAATATGGTTATATGTTTGTATTGAAGGGGTAGCGATGGTAGCAGAAGAAGTAAAGAATCCGGCACGCAATATTCCGATAGGATACATTTCCGGGATATTAACGTTGGTGATCCTGGCTATTGCGGTGATGGTCTTTACAGGTGGCATTACCAACTGGCAACGTTTATCAGCTATCGACTACCCATTGCCGGAAGCCATCGGCATTGTGCTGGGTAAGGATAACAGCATCACTAAAATATTTGCGGGCATCGGATTATTTGGACTGATAGCATCCTTCAACGGCATTATCATCAGTTATTCCCGTCAGATCTTTGCATTGGCAAGGGAAGGTTATTTACCTGTTATACTGGCTGTGATCAGCCGGAAAAGACAAACACCCTACATGGCTTTGATCATCGGTGCATTAGCTGGTATGGTTGCACTGGTGGTTGGAAGAACAGATCAGCTGGTGATCCTTTCTGTATTAGGTGCTATTGTGATGTATGTGATCAGTATGGTGAGCCTTTTTGTGCTGAGAAAAAAAGAGCCTCAATTGGAAAGGCCATTCAAAGTGCCTTTTTATCCTTTGTTCCCTATCATTGCATTGGGTTTGTCAATCGTTTCCCTGGTAGCTATTATTTATTATAACTTTTGGCTGAGCATTATTTTTTTCATGGGACTGCTGGTTGTCTGGCTTTCCTACATACTGGTACAGAAACAAAAAGTAAAGTATGGCTTATAA
- a CDS encoding VOC family protein produces MEKRLSTQKITSNLWFNMQAEEAVNFYLTVFKDGKIGRKTYYGAEGVEFHGIPEGTVMTIEFIIAGQEFVALNGGPHFQFTEAISFIVNCKDQKEVDYYWEKLSEGGDEKAQMCGWLKDKFGVSWQVVPEGLTDLLQSPDKAKVASMSKALFQMKKLDIAALEKAFGK; encoded by the coding sequence ATGGAAAAGAGACTTTCAACACAGAAGATCACCTCAAACCTCTGGTTTAACATGCAGGCAGAGGAAGCCGTTAATTTTTACCTCACTGTATTTAAGGACGGGAAAATTGGCCGGAAAACTTATTATGGTGCTGAAGGAGTAGAATTTCATGGGATCCCTGAAGGCACTGTAATGACAATAGAATTTATCATAGCAGGACAGGAGTTCGTGGCACTGAATGGTGGCCCGCACTTCCAGTTCACAGAAGCTATTTCCTTCATCGTTAATTGTAAGGATCAGAAGGAAGTGGACTATTACTGGGAGAAGCTCAGCGAAGGCGGAGATGAAAAAGCACAGATGTGTGGTTGGCTGAAAGATAAGTTCGGTGTATCCTGGCAGGTTGTTCCGGAAGGATTGACCGATCTGCTGCAAAGCCCTGATAAAGCTAAAGTAGCCAGTATGAGCAAGGCATTGTTCCAAATGAAGAAACTGGATATTGCAGCGCTGGAAAAGGCTTTTGGGAAATAA
- a CDS encoding CheR family methyltransferase, which produces MSGPEELTDDQIALLLKDVMEEYGYDFSDYAFPSLRRRLNRLYTLDKFPHFGAFYQKLMQDPVYFRHFVEELTVNVTEMFRDPVFFQRLREEVLPELARHPFIRIWHAGCSTGEEVYSMAILLKEAGLLQRSLLYATDINPAVLEVLKKGIYPLRYMKQYSENYIQSGGTQDFSRYYTAKYDWAKLDEGLQKRMVISPHNLVSDSSFNEFQLIICRNVLIYFSKKLQNKALQLIDNSLEPTGFIALGGKESLKYSTIAPRYKQLPHRQRIWRKMA; this is translated from the coding sequence ATGAGCGGACCTGAAGAATTGACGGATGATCAGATAGCACTCCTGCTTAAGGATGTGATGGAGGAGTATGGTTATGATTTTAGTGATTATGCCTTTCCTTCCCTCAGAAGAAGGTTGAACAGGTTATATACCCTGGATAAATTCCCGCACTTTGGAGCGTTTTATCAAAAGTTGATGCAGGACCCTGTTTACTTCCGGCATTTTGTAGAGGAGCTGACGGTGAATGTAACGGAGATGTTCCGGGACCCGGTATTCTTTCAGCGCCTGCGCGAAGAGGTACTGCCGGAACTGGCCCGTCATCCTTTTATCCGTATCTGGCATGCAGGTTGTTCCACAGGGGAGGAGGTCTATTCAATGGCCATCCTGTTAAAGGAAGCCGGTCTGCTCCAGCGTTCACTGTTATATGCAACAGATATAAATCCAGCCGTACTGGAGGTTTTAAAGAAGGGCATATATCCCCTTCGTTATATGAAGCAATATTCTGAGAACTATATTCAGTCCGGCGGCACACAGGATTTTTCCAGGTACTATACTGCCAAGTATGATTGGGCGAAGCTGGATGAAGGGCTGCAGAAACGGATGGTCATTTCCCCGCACAACCTGGTGTCTGATAGTTCATTTAATGAATTTCAACTGATCATTTGCAGGAATGTACTCATCTACTTCTCCAAAAAGTTGCAGAATAAAGCGCTGCAACTGATCGATAATAGTCTTGAGCCTACAGGTTTTATTGCATTAGGCGGAAAAGAAAGCCTCAAGTATTCCACCATTGCCCCACGCTATAAACAGTTGCCGCACCGGCAAAGGATCTGGCGGAAGATGGCTTAG
- a CDS encoding bifunctional transcriptional activator/DNA repair enzyme AdaA: MLTNDMMYEALLNKDVSYEGTFIAAVKTTGIFCRPTCTARKPKKENVEFFKTPKEAILRGYRPCKVCSPLEKMGETPDEIKEILDALNADPSLKFKDWDLLQKGIEPSKIRRWFLKNHGVTFHAYQRMFRINSAFNKIQSGEAISSVAYDTGYESLSGFSDSFKSVFGVSPSHSKDKKIINITRIETPLGTMFACATEEGICLLEFTDRKMLESQLKILAKRVNANIIQGANKHFDQLRKELEEYFEGKRKVFTVPLFIPGTAFQQAVWEKLQTIPYGTTRSYSQQAVTLGKPQAVRAVGNANGMNRISIIIPCHRVIGEDGHLTGYGGGIFRKQWLLDFERSHQ, from the coding sequence ATGTTGACGAACGATATGATGTATGAAGCACTGCTGAACAAAGATGTTTCCTATGAGGGAACATTCATAGCAGCCGTCAAAACCACTGGTATATTCTGCCGGCCCACCTGCACAGCAAGGAAACCCAAAAAGGAAAATGTTGAATTCTTCAAGACCCCGAAGGAAGCTATCTTAAGAGGTTACAGACCCTGCAAGGTTTGTAGTCCATTAGAAAAAATGGGTGAAACACCAGATGAGATCAAAGAGATATTAGACGCCCTGAATGCTGATCCCTCCCTGAAGTTCAAAGACTGGGACCTGCTGCAGAAAGGAATTGAACCCAGCAAAATAAGAAGATGGTTCCTGAAGAATCATGGGGTAACCTTCCATGCTTACCAAAGGATGTTCCGGATCAATTCTGCCTTCAATAAGATACAAAGCGGAGAAGCGATCAGTTCTGTTGCTTATGATACAGGATACGAATCACTGAGTGGGTTTTCTGATTCCTTCAAATCTGTATTTGGCGTATCCCCTTCTCATAGCAAGGATAAAAAGATCATCAATATCACCCGGATTGAAACGCCATTAGGTACTATGTTTGCCTGCGCAACAGAGGAAGGGATCTGCCTGCTGGAATTCACAGACCGTAAAATGCTGGAATCCCAGTTAAAGATCCTGGCTAAAAGGGTTAATGCCAATATTATCCAGGGAGCCAACAAACACTTTGACCAGTTAAGGAAAGAGCTGGAAGAGTATTTTGAAGGCAAAAGAAAAGTATTCACAGTCCCTTTATTCATTCCCGGTACTGCGTTTCAACAGGCAGTATGGGAGAAACTACAAACCATCCCCTATGGTACCACCCGCTCTTACTCCCAACAAGCTGTTACTCTCGGCAAACCACAGGCAGTACGCGCTGTTGGCAATGCAAACGGCATGAACAGGATCTCTATCATCATCCCCTGCCATAGAGTGATCGGGGAGGACGGGCACCTCACAGGGTACGGCGGCGGCATATTCAGAAAGCAATGGCTGCTGGACTTCGAAAGATCACATCAATAG